Proteins encoded within one genomic window of Tabrizicola piscis:
- a CDS encoding sarcosine oxidase subunit gamma, translating to MSDPVSALGGAHFAGAATVREIGPLGMITLRGKGLKGLDKAVKAAVGTKVPAQRRIEVAGANACAWMSPDEYLLILPYDKVAKAMEDIGKGLAEQHHLCVDVSDARAVFRIEGPEAVEVLRKLVPVDLDRLDAGEMRRSRAAQVACALWRDDAGFTLVAFRSVARYVFDLLANAAR from the coding sequence ATGTCTGATCCAGTATCCGCCCTTGGCGGCGCGCATTTTGCAGGCGCTGCGACCGTCCGCGAAATCGGCCCGCTGGGCATGATCACCTTGCGGGGCAAGGGCTTGAAGGGGCTCGACAAGGCGGTGAAAGCGGCCGTTGGCACCAAGGTTCCGGCGCAGCGCCGGATCGAGGTTGCCGGTGCCAACGCCTGCGCCTGGATGAGCCCGGACGAATATCTGCTGATCCTGCCCTACGACAAGGTCGCCAAGGCGATGGAAGACATTGGCAAGGGGTTGGCTGAACAGCACCATCTGTGCGTTGATGTGTCTGACGCCCGTGCGGTATTCAGGATCGAAGGACCCGAAGCTGTCGAGGTTCTCCGCAAGCTTGTCCCGGTCGACCTTGACCGGCTGGATGCGGGCGAGATGCGCCGGTCGCGCGCAGCGCAGGTGGCCTGCGCCCTTTGGCGCGACGATGCCGGATTCACGCTGGTCGCGTTCAGATCCGTCGCGCGGTATGTCTTTGATCTCCTTGCAAATGCCGCCCGCTAA
- a CDS encoding superoxide dismutase, translating to MAFTLPDLPYAHDALAALGMSKETLEYHHDLHHKAYVDNGNKLIAGTEWETKSLDDIVRGTYQAGAVAQNGIFNNASQHWNHNLFWEVMGPGEAKKMPGALEKALVDAFGSVQKFKDDFAAAGAGQFGSGWAWLVKDKDGSLKVTKTENGVNPLCFGQTALLGCDVWEHSYYIDFRNKRPAYLANFLEKLVNWEAVAAKL from the coding sequence ATGGCCTTCACCCTTCCCGATCTTCCCTATGCACATGATGCCCTGGCCGCCCTCGGCATGTCGAAGGAGACGCTGGAGTATCACCACGACCTGCACCACAAGGCCTATGTGGATAACGGGAACAAGCTGATTGCCGGCACCGAGTGGGAAACCAAATCGCTCGATGACATCGTGCGCGGCACCTATCAGGCCGGGGCCGTCGCCCAGAACGGCATCTTCAACAACGCCAGCCAGCACTGGAACCACAACCTGTTTTGGGAAGTGATGGGTCCGGGTGAGGCGAAGAAGATGCCCGGCGCGCTGGAAAAGGCGCTGGTTGACGCGTTTGGGTCGGTCCAGAAGTTCAAGGACGACTTCGCCGCCGCAGGGGCCGGGCAATTCGGCTCGGGCTGGGCCTGGCTGGTCAAGGACAAGGACGGCAGCCTCAAGGTCACCAAGACCGAAAACGGCGTGAACCCGCTGTGCTTTGGCCAGACGGCCCTTCTGGGCTGCGACGTGTGGGAGCACAGCTACTACATCGACTTCCGCAACAAGCGCCCGGCCTATCTTGCCAACTTCCTTGAAAAGCTGGTGAACTGGGAAGCTGTGGCGGCCAAGCTGTAA
- a CDS encoding sarcosine oxidase subunit delta has protein sequence MLILECPCCGIMADETELSPGYEAHLKRFGPGASPEEFEAYMFARKNPKGVHFERWRHSYGCGKWFLAARCTATLEVFGTYPAQVSEPPPDIIAKIKARRPDWQPDGKGMK, from the coding sequence ATGCTGATCCTTGAATGTCCCTGCTGCGGTATCATGGCCGACGAGACCGAACTTTCCCCCGGCTATGAGGCACACCTGAAACGCTTCGGCCCCGGAGCCTCGCCGGAGGAGTTCGAGGCCTACATGTTCGCCCGCAAGAACCCCAAGGGCGTGCATTTTGAACGCTGGCGCCACAGCTATGGCTGCGGCAAGTGGTTCCTTGCCGCCCGCTGCACCGCCACGCTGGAAGTCTTCGGCACCTACCCGGCACAGGTATCCGAACCGCCCCCCGACATCATCGCCAAGATCAAGGCCCGACGTCCTGACTGGCAACCCGACGGAAAGGGCATGAAATGA
- a CDS encoding sarcosine oxidase subunit beta family protein, translating to MKRYSVFAIAREALRHHMGWERAWASPEPKAAYDAIIVGAGGHGLATAYYLGKNHGITNVAIIEKGWLGGGNTGRNTTIIRSNYLQDPSAAIYEKSRSLYETLSQDLNYNVMFSPRGVMMLAQTHHEVRGYLRTQHANALQGVATEFISPARVKELCPILNIDGPRYPVLGALWQARGGTGRHDAVAWGYARACSDMGMHIIQNCEVKGVRSEGGKVTGVDTTKGFIGCKKLGMVVAGHSGQLAEMAGFRLPIEAVALQALVSEPIKPCMDVVVMANTVHGYMSQSDKGEMVIGGGTDGFNNYTQRGSFHHIEETLRALVETFPMLSRLKMLRQWGGIVDMTGDRSPLISKTPLGNCFINCGWGTGGFKAIPGSGWAMADLIARGEPGPLAEAFNMWRFKEGQFIDESVAAGVAH from the coding sequence ATGAAGCGTTATTCGGTTTTCGCCATCGCCCGTGAGGCGCTGCGCCACCATATGGGCTGGGAACGCGCCTGGGCCTCGCCCGAACCGAAAGCGGCATATGACGCCATCATAGTCGGCGCCGGGGGGCATGGTCTGGCCACCGCCTATTACCTTGGCAAGAACCACGGGATCACCAACGTCGCGATCATCGAAAAGGGCTGGCTTGGCGGCGGCAACACCGGGCGCAACACCACGATCATTCGGTCGAACTACCTGCAGGACCCTTCCGCCGCGATCTACGAAAAGTCGCGCTCGCTCTATGAGACGCTGTCCCAGGACCTGAACTACAACGTCATGTTCAGCCCCCGGGGCGTGATGATGCTGGCACAAACGCATCACGAGGTGCGCGGCTACCTCCGCACCCAGCACGCCAACGCCCTGCAAGGCGTGGCGACGGAATTCATCTCGCCCGCCCGGGTCAAGGAACTTTGCCCGATCCTGAACATCGACGGCCCGCGCTACCCGGTCCTTGGTGCGCTGTGGCAGGCCCGCGGTGGCACCGGGCGGCACGATGCCGTGGCCTGGGGCTATGCCCGCGCCTGCAGCGACATGGGCATGCACATCATCCAGAACTGCGAAGTCAAAGGCGTGCGGTCGGAAGGTGGCAAGGTCACCGGCGTCGACACCACCAAGGGCTTCATCGGCTGCAAGAAGCTGGGGATGGTCGTCGCCGGCCACTCGGGCCAGCTGGCCGAGATGGCCGGCTTCCGCCTGCCGATCGAGGCTGTGGCCTTGCAGGCACTGGTCTCCGAACCGATCAAGCCCTGCATGGATGTGGTCGTGATGGCCAACACTGTCCACGGCTACATGTCGCAGTCCGACAAGGGCGAGATGGTGATTGGCGGCGGCACCGACGGCTTCAACAACTACACCCAGCGCGGGTCGTTCCACCATATCGAGGAGACGCTCCGCGCCCTCGTCGAAACCTTCCCGATGCTCTCCCGCCTGAAGATGCTGCGCCAATGGGGCGGGATCGTCGACATGACCGGCGACCGCTCCCCCCTGATCTCCAAGACGCCCCTTGGCAATTGCTTCATTAACTGCGGCTGGGGTACGGGCGGCTTCAAGGCGATCCCCGGCTCCGGCTGGGCGATGGCCGACCTGATAGCAAGGGGCGAACCCGGCCCCTTGGCCGAGGCGTTCAACATGTGGCGCTTCAAGGAAGGTCAGTTCATCGATGAGTCAGTGGCGGCCGGGGTAGCGCACTGA
- a CDS encoding sarcosine oxidase subunit alpha family protein produces the protein MSTRLSKGGRLIDRSAAVEFTFNGKRLRGYHGDTLAAALLANDQMLVGRSFKYHRPRGIVASGPEEPNALVNLGSGARLEPNQRTTTTELFDGLEATSQNHWPSLEFDVGVVNNYAARFLPAGFYYKTFIHPRPFWKHVFEPIIRRSAGLGKAPTESDVDRYEQAYAFCDVLVIGGGVAGLLAVKAAADAGQRVILLEQTPTLGGRTPVDEGEVQGKPVQVWLDAVEADLRARDNVTIRTRTCGFGVYDHGYVLADEHLSDHTPGDGRPRQRLWRIRAGHIIAATGAIERPLSFAGNDVPGVMLASAVRDYVTNYAVSPGDRTVVVTNNDSAYLTALALKAAGLDVPAILDARETATGALPEAARAAGIRVLTGRAIASVKGGKRVTGVTICAQAGEGAVLETISCEAVAMSGGWSPVVHLWSHCGGKLTWDDTISAFVPDPARPPVNHDGSAMVSCVGAAAGQLALMSIASVGNAKTKTAKSAAKPEDSVVIPPVWVMPQGAPISLRSKMWLDYQNDVKVSDVQLAAREGYQSVEHTKRYTTLGMATDQGKLSNINGLAVLADALGQEIPQVGTTTFRPPYTPVTLGTLAGEARGDIFQPLRRTPMHEAHERSGAYFEPVGLWRRPYCFPRAGETHEQAVHREVLNTRSNLGLLDASTLGKIIVKGPDAGRFLDMLYTGVMSTLPVGKCRYGLMCNEQGFLSDDGVVARIDEDTWLCHTTSGGADRIHAWMEDWLQCEWWDWQVYTANVTEQYAQVAVVGPNARKLLQALGGMDVSREALPFMQWKDGTLGGFPVRVYRISFSGELSYEIAIPASHGAAFWAACMAAGQSLGAMPYGTEALHVMRAEKGFIMIGDETDGTVIPQDLGLDWAISKKKADFLGKRGQERSFLASPDRWKLVGFETLDGSVIPDGAYVIADGVNANGQRNTQGRVTSTYHSPTLNRGIAMGLLKHGPDRMGEVVEFNTVAGGTVKARVRDTVFYDKDGEKQNV, from the coding sequence ATGAGCACCCGTCTTTCCAAGGGCGGCCGCCTGATCGACCGGAGTGCCGCAGTCGAATTCACCTTCAACGGCAAGCGCCTGCGCGGCTACCACGGCGATACCCTTGCCGCGGCCCTTCTGGCCAATGACCAGATGCTGGTCGGGCGCAGCTTCAAATATCACCGCCCTCGCGGCATCGTCGCCTCGGGCCCGGAAGAGCCGAACGCGCTGGTCAATCTTGGGTCCGGTGCCCGGCTGGAACCGAACCAGCGCACCACCACGACCGAACTGTTCGACGGGCTGGAGGCGACCAGCCAGAACCACTGGCCATCGCTCGAATTCGACGTGGGCGTGGTGAACAACTACGCCGCCCGTTTCCTGCCCGCCGGGTTTTACTACAAGACCTTCATCCACCCGCGCCCGTTCTGGAAGCATGTCTTCGAACCGATCATCCGCCGCTCGGCCGGTCTTGGCAAAGCGCCCACGGAGAGCGACGTTGACCGCTATGAACAGGCCTATGCCTTCTGCGACGTGCTGGTCATCGGGGGCGGTGTGGCGGGCCTTCTGGCCGTCAAAGCCGCAGCCGACGCGGGCCAGCGAGTGATCCTTCTGGAACAGACCCCGACGCTTGGCGGCCGCACCCCGGTTGACGAGGGTGAGGTGCAGGGCAAACCCGTTCAAGTCTGGCTTGACGCGGTCGAGGCTGACCTGCGCGCCCGCGACAATGTGACGATCCGCACCCGAACCTGCGGCTTTGGTGTCTATGACCACGGCTATGTACTGGCCGATGAACACCTGTCCGACCATACCCCCGGCGACGGCCGTCCGCGTCAGCGGCTGTGGCGCATCCGGGCCGGCCATATCATAGCTGCCACAGGTGCCATCGAACGCCCGCTGTCCTTTGCCGGGAACGACGTCCCGGGCGTCATGCTGGCCTCGGCGGTGCGCGACTATGTCACCAACTACGCCGTGTCGCCCGGTGACCGCACCGTCGTGGTAACCAACAACGACAGCGCCTATCTGACCGCGCTTGCGCTCAAGGCCGCGGGGCTGGACGTTCCCGCCATTCTTGACGCCCGCGAGACCGCCACTGGCGCCTTGCCCGAGGCGGCACGGGCCGCAGGCATCCGCGTGCTGACGGGTCGCGCCATCGCTTCGGTCAAAGGCGGCAAGCGTGTGACCGGCGTCACCATCTGCGCGCAGGCGGGCGAGGGGGCCGTGCTTGAGACGATCTCCTGCGAGGCCGTTGCCATGTCTGGCGGCTGGTCCCCCGTCGTGCATCTGTGGAGCCACTGTGGCGGCAAGCTTACCTGGGATGACACGATCTCGGCCTTCGTCCCCGATCCTGCACGCCCGCCCGTGAACCACGATGGCAGCGCCATGGTTTCGTGCGTCGGCGCTGCTGCGGGCCAGCTAGCGCTAATGTCGATTGCATCTGTCGGGAATGCCAAGACCAAAACAGCCAAGTCTGCGGCCAAGCCGGAGGACAGCGTCGTCATCCCGCCGGTCTGGGTCATGCCGCAGGGGGCACCGATCAGCCTGCGCTCCAAGATGTGGCTGGACTACCAGAACGACGTCAAGGTCTCCGACGTCCAGCTTGCCGCGCGTGAGGGCTATCAATCGGTCGAACATACCAAACGCTATACCACGCTTGGCATGGCGACGGATCAGGGTAAACTCAGCAATATCAACGGACTCGCCGTGCTTGCTGATGCGTTGGGTCAAGAGATTCCCCAAGTGGGAACCACCACTTTCCGTCCGCCCTACACGCCCGTCACCCTCGGCACGCTGGCGGGTGAGGCGCGGGGTGACATTTTCCAGCCGCTCCGCCGGACACCGATGCATGAAGCGCACGAACGGTCAGGTGCCTATTTCGAACCCGTCGGCCTTTGGCGCCGCCCCTACTGCTTCCCCCGGGCAGGGGAGACCCACGAACAGGCCGTCCACCGTGAGGTTCTGAACACAAGGTCAAACCTTGGCCTGCTTGACGCCTCAACCCTTGGCAAGATCATCGTCAAGGGCCCGGACGCCGGACGCTTCCTCGACATGCTTTATACCGGCGTGATGAGCACGCTTCCGGTTGGCAAATGCCGCTATGGCCTGATGTGCAACGAACAGGGCTTCCTATCCGATGACGGCGTGGTCGCAAGGATCGACGAAGACACCTGGCTGTGCCACACCACATCAGGCGGCGCTGACCGGATCCACGCGTGGATGGAAGACTGGCTTCAGTGCGAATGGTGGGATTGGCAGGTCTACACGGCCAATGTCACCGAACAATATGCCCAGGTCGCCGTCGTCGGCCCCAACGCCAGAAAGCTGCTGCAAGCCCTTGGCGGCATGGATGTATCCAGGGAAGCGCTCCCTTTCATGCAGTGGAAGGACGGCACTCTGGGCGGCTTCCCGGTGCGGGTCTACCGGATCAGCTTCTCGGGTGAGCTTTCCTACGAAATCGCCATCCCCGCCAGCCATGGCGCCGCCTTCTGGGCCGCCTGCATGGCGGCGGGGCAGTCCCTTGGCGCAATGCCCTACGGGACCGAAGCGCTGCATGTGATGCGGGCTGAAAAGGGCTTCATCATGATCGGGGACGAAACGGATGGCACCGTCATTCCGCAAGACCTTGGCCTTGACTGGGCAATCTCGAAAAAGAAGGCGGATTTCCTGGGCAAGCGCGGTCAGGAACGCAGCTTCCTTGCCAGCCCGGACCGCTGGAAACTTGTGGGCTTCGAAACGCTTGACGGGTCGGTCATTCCCGATGGAGCCTATGTGATTGCCGACGGGGTCAACGCGAACGGCCAGCGCAACACCCAAGGGCGGGTCACCTCGACCTACCACTCGCCCACCTTGAACCGCGGCATCGCGATGGGCCTCTTGAAACACGGCCCCGACCGGATGGGCGAGGTGGTGGAGTTCAACACCGTCGCAGGCGGCACGGTGAAGGCGCGGGTGCGCGACACGGTTTTCTACGACAAGGATGGGGAAAAGCAGAATGTCTGA